From one Marmota flaviventris isolate mMarFla1 chromosome 1, mMarFla1.hap1, whole genome shotgun sequence genomic stretch:
- the LOC114084404 gene encoding complement C3-like translates to MGPASGPSLLLLLLTSLPLALGDPMYSMITPNILRLENEENIVLEAHEVQGDVPVTVTVHDFPAKKQVLSSEKTVLSGATGHLGNVTIKIPASKEFRSEKGHKFVTVLANFGATMVEKVVLVSLQSGYLFIQTDKTIYTPGSTVLYRIFTVDHKLLPVGRTIVVSIETPDGIPIKRDTLSSQNQFGIVPLSWNIPELVNMGQWKIRAQYENSPQQVFSAEFEVKEYVLPSFEVLVEPAEKFYYIDDPNGLEVTITARFLYGKNVDGTAFVIFGVQDGDQRISLPQSLQRVVIEDGTGEATLSRQVLLDGVQPSRADALVGKSLYVSVTVILHSGSDMVEAEHSGIQIVTSPYQIHFTKTPKYFKPAMPFDLMVYVTNPDGSPARRVPVVAQDSDVQSLTQDDGVAKLTINTPNNRQPLTITVRTSKQGIPQARQAVKTMQAQPYSTLFNSNNYLHLSVSRMELKPGETLNVNFHLRVDPGQDAKIRYYTYLILNKGKLLKAGRQAREPGQDLVVLPLTITADFIPSFRLVAYYTLMGASGKREVVADSVWVDVKDSCVGTLVVKGGGKDDRHPLPGQQMTLKIEGDRGARVGLVAVDKGVFVLNKKNKLTQSKIWDVVEKADIGCTPGSGQDYAGVFMDAGLAFKTNKDLQTAQRTELECSKPAARRRRSVQLMEKRMDKAGQYKTKELRRCCEDGMRENPMGFPCQRRARFISLGASCVQAFLDCCSYITQLRQQHRRREGLLGLARSDMDEDIIPEEDIISRSQFPESWLWAIEELKEPEKNGISTKVLNIFLKDTITTWEILAVSLSDKKGICVADPYEVTVMQDFFIDLRLPYSVVRNEQVEIRAVLFNYREKESLKVRVELIHNPAFCSLATAKKRYYQTIMIPPKSSVPVPYVIVPLTIGLQEVEVKAAVYNHFISDGVKKTLKVVPEGIRVNKTVAIRTLDPEHLGQAGVQREEVPAADLSDQVPDTDSETRILLQGTPVAEMAEDAVDAERLKHLIVTPSGCGEQNMIGMTPTVIAVHYLDQTEQWEKFGLEKRQNALELIKKGYTQQLAFKQPSSAYAAFTNRAPSTWLTAYVVKVFSLAVNLIAIDSQVLCGAVKWLILEKQKPDGLFQEDGPVIHQEMIGGYRNSVEGDVALTAFVLIALQEAKDICEEQVKLLGDSISKAGDFLESRYMNLQRPYTVAIAGYALAQMGKLEGVLLEKFLNTATDKNRWEEPGKQLYNVEATSYALLALLLLRDFDNVPPVVRWLNEQRYYGGGYGSTQATFMVFQALAQYQTDVPDHKDLNMEVALHLPSRSSQIKHRLLWESGSLLRSEETKQNEGFSLTAKGKGQGTLSVVTVYHAKVKGKVKCKNFDLRVTIKPAPETAKKPQDAKSSMVLAICTRYLGKEDATMSILDIAMMTGFGPDTNDLELLSTGVDRYISKYELSKAFSNKNTLLIYLDKISHSEEECLSFKIHQYFNVGLIQPGSVKVYSYYNLEETCTQFYHPDKEDGMLSKLCHKDLCRCAEENCFMQQEEEVTLNDRLDKACEPGVDYVYKTRLVRSELSEDFDEYVMVVEQTIKSGSDEVQAGQERRFISHVKCREALKLQDGKHYLVWGLSSDLWGEKPNIRYIIGKDTWVEIWPEAEECQDEENQKQCQDLGAFAESMVVFGCPN, encoded by the exons ATGGGACCTGCCTCAGGTCCCAGTCTGCTGTTGCTGCTCCTGACCAGCCTCCCCCTGGCCCTGGGGGACCCCAT GTACTCCATGATCACCCCCAACATCCTGCGGCTGGAGAATGAGGAAAACATAGTGCTGGAGGCCCACGAAGTTCAAGGGGATGTTCCTGTCACAGTCACGGTCCACGACTTTCCAGCCAAGAAGCAAGTGCTGTCCAGTGAGAAGACGGTGCTGAGTGGTGCCACCGGACACCTGGGCAACGTCACCATCAAG ATCCCAGCCAGCAAGGAGTTCAGGTCGGAAAAGGGCCACAAGTTTGTGACTGTCCTGGCGAACTTCGGGGCCACGATGGTGGAGAAGGTGGTGCTGGTCAGCCTTCAGAGCGGGTACCTCTTCATCCAGACAGACAAGACCATCTACACTCCCGGCTCCACGG TCCTCTACCGGATCTTCACTGTGGACCACAAGCTGCTGCCAGTGGGCCGGACCATCGTCGTCAGCATTGAG ACCCCAGATGGCATCCCCATCAAGAGGGACACTCTGTCTTCTCAAAACCAGTTTGGCATCGTGCCCTTGTCTTGGAACATCCCAGAGCTGGTCAA CATGGGGCAGTGGAAGATCCGGGCCCAGTATGAGAATTCGCCGCAGCAGGTGTTCTCCGCTGAGTTCGAGGTGAAGGAGTACG TGCTGCCCAGCTTCGAGGTCCTGGTGGAGCCCGCAGAGAAATTCTACTACATCGATGACCCGAATGGCCTGGAGGTCACCATCACAGCCAG GTTCCTGTATGGGAAGAACGTGGACGGCACCGCCTTCGTCATCTTCGGGGTCCAGGATGGCGACCAGAGGATCTCACTGCCCCAGTCCCTCCAGCGCGTTGTG ATCGAGGATGGCACCGGGGAGGCCACCCTGAGCCGCCAGGTGCTGCTGGATGGTGTGCAGCCCTCCCGCGCCGACGCCCTGGTGGGGAAGTCCTTGTACGTGTCTGTCACTGTCATCCTGCACTCAG GCAGCGACATGGTGGAGGCCGAGCACAGTGGGATACAGATCGTGACCTCCCCCTACCAGATCCACTTCACCAAGACGCCCAAGTACTTCAAACCAGCCATGCCCTTCGACCTCATG GTGTACGTGACAAACCCTGATGGCTCTCCAGCCCGCCGTGTGCCCGTGGTGGCCCAGGACAGTGATGTGCAGTCTCTGACGCAAGACGATGGCGTGGCCAAGCTGACCATCAACACGCCCAACAACCGGCAGCCACTGACTATCACA gtgCGCACCAGCAAGCAGGGCATCCCCCAGGCGAGGCAGGCCGTCAAGACCATGCAGGCCCAACCCTACAGCACGCTGTTCAACTCCAACAACTACCTGCACCTCTCTGTGTCTCGCATGGAGCTCAAGCCAGGCGAGACCCTCAACGTCAACTTCCACCTGCGAGTGGACCCTGGCCAGGATGCCAAGATCCGCTACTACACCTACCTG ATCCTGAACAAGGGCAAGCTGTTGAAGGCAGGTCGCCAGGCCCGAGAGCCCGGCCAGGACCTGGTGGTGCTGCCCCTGACCATCACTGCGGATTTCATCCCTTCCTTCCGCCTGGTGGCCTATTACACGCTGATGGGTGCCAGCGGCAAGAGGGAGGTGGTGGCGGACTCTGTGTGGGTGGACGTCAAGGACTCGTGCGTGGGCACG CTGGTGGTCAAAGGTGGTGGGAAGGACGACCGGCATCCTTTACCTGGGCAGCAGATGACCCTCAAGATAGAGGGTGACCGTGGGGCCCGAGTGGGGCTGGTGGCTGTCGACAAGGGCGTGTTTGTGCTCAACAAGAAGAACAAGCTGACTCAGAGTAAG ATCTGGGACGTGGTGGAGAAGGCAGACATTGGCTGCACCCCGGGCAGTGGGCAGGACTATGCTGGAGTCTTCATGGACGCAGGGCTGGCCTTTAAGACCAACAAAGACCTGCAGACAGCCCAGAGGACAG AATTGGAGTGCTCCAAACCTGCTGCCCGCCGGCGTCGCTCCGTGCAGCTCATGGAAAAGAGGATGGACAAAG CGGGTCAGTACAAGACCAAGGAGCTGCGCAGGTGCTGCGAGGACGGGATGCGGGAGAACCCCATGGGCTTCCCCTGCCAGCGCAGGGCCCGCTTCATCTCCCTGGGCGCCTCCTGCGTGCAGGCCTTCCTGGACTGCTGCAGCTACATCACCCAGCTGCGGCAGCAGCACCGCCGCCGCGAGGGCCTCCTGGGCCTGGCCAGGA GTGACATGGATGAGGACATAATTCCAGAAGAAGACATCATTTCCAGAAGCCAGTTTCCAGAGAGCTGGTTGTGGGCCATAGAAGAGTTAAAAGAACCAGAGAAAAACGG AATCTCCACGAAGGTCCTGAACATCTTTCTGAAAGACACCATCACCACTTGGGAGATCCTGGCTGTGAGCCTGTCGGACAAGAAAG GGATCTGCGTGGCAGACCCCTACGAGGTCACGGTGATGCAAGACTTCTTTATCGACCTGCGGTTGCCCTACTCTGTGGTGCGCAATGAGCAGGTGGAGATCCGAGCTGTCCTCTTCAACTACCGCGAGAAGGAGAGTCTCAAG GTGAGGGTGGAACTGATCCACAACCCAGCGTTCTGCAGCCTGGCCACCGCCAAGAAGCGCTACTACCAGACTATAATGATCCCGCCCAAGTCCTCGGTGCCAGTGCCCTATGTCATTGTGCCCTTGACCATagggctgcaggaggtggaggtCAAGGCTGCTGTGTACAACCACTTCATCAGCGACGGTGTCAAGAAGACCCTGAAGGTCGTG CCTGAAGGAATTAGAGTCAACAAAACCGTGGCCATTCGCACACTGGACCCAGAACACCTTGGGCAAG CTGGCGTGCAGAGAGAGGAGGTGCCAGCCGCAGACCTCAGTGACCAAGTCCCAGACACTGATTCGGAGACCAGGATCCTCCTGCAAG GGACCCCAGTGGCCGAGATGGCAGAGGACGCCGTGGACGCGGAGCGGCTGAAGCACCTCATCGTGACCCCCTCTGGCTGCGGGGAACAGAACATGATCGGCATGACGCCCACGGTCATCGCCGTGCACTACCTGGACCAGACGGAACAGTGGGAGAAATTCGGCCTAGAGAAGCGGCAGAATGCCTTGGAGCTCATTAAGAAGG GGTACACCCAGCAGTTGGCCTTCAAACAGCCCAGCTCCGCCTATGCCGCCTTCACAAACCGGGCGCCCAGCACCTG GCTGACAGCTTACGTGGTGAAGGTCTTCTCTCTGGCTGTCAACCTCATTGCCATCGACTCCCAGGTCCTCTGTGGAGCTGTTAAATGGCTGATCTTGGAGAAGCAGAAGCCCGATGGACTCTTCCAGGAGGATGGGCCCGTGATACACCAAGAAATGATT GGTGGCTACCGGAACAGCGTGGAAGGGGATGTGGCCCTCACAGCCTTTGTTCTCATCGCCCTGCAGGAGGCTAAGGACATTTGCGAGGAGCAGGTCAAG CTCCTGGGAGACAGCATCTCCAAGGCAGGAGACTTCCTGGAATCCAGATACATGAACCTGCAGAGGCCCTACACCGTGGCCATTGCTGGCTATGCCCTGGCCCAGATGGGCAAGCTAGAGGGTGTCCTCCTTGAAAAATTCCTGAACACAGCCACAG ATAAGAACCGCTGGGAGGAGCCAGGCAAGCAACTCTACAACGTGGAGGCCACGTCCTATGCCCTGTTGGCCCTGCTCCTGCTGAGGGACTTCGACAACGTGCCCCCCGTGGTGCGCTGGCTCAATGAGCAGAGATACTATGGAGGCGGCTATGGCTCCACCCAG GCCACCTTCATGGTGTTCCAAGCCTTGGCGCAATATCAGACAGATGTACCTGACCACAAGGACTTGAACATGGAGGTGGCCCTCCACCTGCCCAGCCGCAGCTCCCAGATCAAGCATCGCCTCCTCTGGGAATCCGGTAGCCTCCTGCGATCAGAGGAG ACCAAGCAAAACGAGGGTTTCAGTTTAACAGCTAAGGGCAAAGGCCAAGGCACACTGTCG GTGGTGACAGTGTACCATGCCAAAGTCAAAGGCAAGGTCAAATGCAAGAATTTTGACCTCAGGGTCACCATAAAGCCAGCCCCTGAAACAG CCAAAAAGCCCCAGGATGCCAAGAGCAGCATGGTCCTTGCCATCTGTACCAG GTACCTGGGAAAAGAGGATGCCACGATGTCCATCCTGGATATAGCCATGATGACGGGCTTCGGTCCTGACACAAATGACCTCGAGCTG CTGAGCACCGGAGTGGACAGATACATCTCCAAGTACGAGCTGAGCAAAGCCTTCTCCAACAAGAACACCCTCCTCATCTACCTGGACAAG ATCTCACACAGCGAGGAAGAATGTCTGTCCTTCAAAATTCACCAGTACTTCAATGTGGGGCTCATCCAGCCGGGCTCTGTCAAGGTCTACTCCTATTACAACCTGG AGGAGACGTGCACCCAGTTCTACCACCCAGACAAGGAGGACGGAATGCTGAGCAAGCTGTGCCACAAGGACCTGTGCCGCTGTGCTGAGG AGAACTGCTTCatgcagcaggaggaggaggtcaCGCTGAATGACCGGCTGGACAAGGCCTGTGAGCCTGGGGTGGACTATg TGTACAAGACCCGGCTGGTCAGGTCGGAGCTGTCAGAGGACTTCGACGAGTACGTCATGGTCGTGGAGCAGACCATCAAGTCAG GCTCCGATGAGGTGCAGGCTGGGCAGGAGCGCAGGTTCATCAGCCACGTCAAGTGCAGAGAGGCGCTGAAGCTGCAGGACGGCAAGCACTACCTCGTGTGGGGTCTCTCCTCTGACCTCTGGGGAGAAAAACCCAA CATCCGTTACATCATTGGCAAGGACACCTGGGTGGAGATTTGGCCAGAGGCAGAAGAATGCCAGGACGAGGAGAACCAGAAACAGTGCCAGGACCTGGGCGCCTTCGCCGAGAGCATGGTGGTCTTTGGCTGCCCCAACTGA
- the Tnfsf14 gene encoding tumor necrosis factor ligand superfamily member 14 gives MEETVVRPSVFVVDGQTDIPFRRLGPSHRRQCCSPARLSLALLLLLLGAALAVQGWFLLQLHWRLGEVVTRLPDPDAGSREKLRQEQRSPQANPAAHLTGANASLTGSGGPLLWETQLGLAFLRGLNYSNGALVTTEAGYYYVYSKVQLGGIGCPQGPTGGLPITHGLYKRTPRYPKELELLVSRRSPCGRANSFRLWWDSSFLGGVVHLDAGEEVVVRVPDERLIRLRDGTRSYFGAFMV, from the exons ATGGAGGAGACAGTCGTGCGGCCCTCTGTATTTGTGGTGGATGGACAAACAGACATCccattcaggaggctggggcCGAGCCACAGGAGACAGTGCTGCAGCCCTGCGCGGCTCAGCCTGGCTCTACTTCTGCTGCTGCTGGGCGCGGCGCTGGCCGTCCAGGGCTGGTTCCTGCTGCAGCTTCACTGGCGCCTGGGGGAAGTGGTCACCCGCCTGCCG GACCCAGACGCAGGCTCCAgggagaagctgaggcaag AGCAGAGATCCCCCCAGGCCAACCCAGCAGCACACCTCACAG GGGCCAATGCCAGCTTGACGGGCAGTGGGGGCCCACTGCTGTGGGAGACGCAGCTAGGCCTGGCCTTCCTGAGGGGCCTCAACTACAGCAATGGGGCCCTGGTGACCACCGAGGCTGGCTACTACTATGTCTACTCCAAAGTGCAGCTGGGCGGCATTGGCTGTCCCCAGGGGCCCACTGGCGGCCTTCCCATCACCCACGGACTCTACAAACGCACCCCTCGCTACCCCAAGGAGCTGGAGCTGCTGGTCAGCAGGCGGTCACCCTGTGGGCGGGCAAACAGCTTCCGCCTCTGGTGGGACAGCAGCTTCCTGGGTGGCGTGGTGCACCTGGACGCCGGGGAGGAGGTGGTGGTCCGAGTGCCCGATGAGCGCCTGATCCGGCTCCGTGATGGCACCCGCTCCTATTTCGGAGCCTTCATGGTGTGA